In Flavobacteriales bacterium, one genomic interval encodes:
- a CDS encoding phosphoadenosine phosphosulfate reductase family protein: MSKLKQVLGISGGKDSAALAIYMKDKYPQLDLTYYFTDTGKELDETYLLIERLEGYLGKKVARLESEDARKSGQDPFDYYYKIFRGYLPSSQARWCTKVMKIEPFEAFVGDAPTLSYVGIRGDEDREGYLSRKTNIQAIFPFRRNIWSEDVIRMVLHNERMEHVVDLYAAELSGKKLDLVAQINRKPIQQIPNDRLGNAKRQTEKLNRLLEQGVAQFNRVVFQFLKDSELPLSQEVDYALLENEDVLDKPAIFKLLEDSGVGIPGYYDQKEFSVGEKKGTYARSRSGCYFCFFQQRIEWVWLYEQHPVLFAKAMKYENEDEGFTWAQGESLKDLIHPRRIEQIKAEALAKNKEKSSNRLLSILEEEDERACLTCFL, from the coding sequence ATGAGCAAGTTGAAACAGGTACTGGGTATCTCGGGCGGCAAAGACAGCGCTGCCTTGGCGATCTACATGAAGGACAAGTATCCTCAGCTGGACCTCACCTATTACTTCACTGACACCGGTAAAGAGTTGGATGAGACCTATCTGTTGATCGAGCGCTTGGAAGGATACTTAGGAAAGAAAGTCGCACGACTTGAATCCGAGGACGCGAGAAAATCCGGACAGGATCCGTTCGATTATTACTATAAGATCTTTCGTGGCTACTTACCCTCATCTCAAGCTCGGTGGTGTACTAAGGTGATGAAGATCGAACCCTTCGAGGCCTTCGTTGGTGATGCACCCACGCTATCCTATGTGGGGATCCGAGGTGATGAGGACCGGGAGGGCTACCTCTCCAGGAAGACGAACATACAGGCCATCTTCCCGTTCCGGAGAAATATTTGGAGCGAGGATGTGATCCGGATGGTACTCCACAATGAGCGTATGGAACATGTGGTTGATCTCTACGCAGCAGAACTGTCTGGAAAAAAGCTCGATCTGGTCGCACAGATAAACCGCAAACCCATTCAGCAGATCCCTAACGATCGGCTTGGCAACGCGAAGCGCCAGACTGAAAAGTTAAATCGTCTGTTGGAGCAGGGAGTGGCACAATTCAATCGCGTGGTGTTCCAATTTTTGAAGGATAGCGAACTTCCTTTGAGCCAAGAAGTGGATTACGCCCTCTTGGAAAATGAGGACGTGCTGGATAAGCCAGCCATCTTCAAACTCTTGGAGGATAGTGGTGTGGGCATACCGGGTTATTACGACCAGAAAGAATTCTCGGTAGGCGAGAAGAAAGGCACTTACGCTAGAAGTCGCTCAGGGTGCTACTTCTGCTTCTTCCAACAACGGATCGAATGGGTGTGGCTCTATGAACAGCACCCGGTCCTCTTCGCCAAGGCGATGAAGTACGAGAACGAGGACGAGGGCTTCACTTGGGCGCAAGGCGAGAGCTTGAAGGATCTGATCCATCCACGTCGAATTGAGCAGATCAAGGCGGAGGCGCTGGCAAAGAACAAGGAAAAGAGCAGTAATAGGTTGTTGTCTATACTTGAGGAGGAAGATGAGAGGGCTTGTTTGACTTGTTTCCTCTAG
- a CDS encoding ATP-binding protein, whose amino-acid sequence MATKFSPSINVVRDQGEDFGYHLTPNATRVAAEIIDGEKTGIHSFQLIGSYGTGKSAFLVAFMNWLAGKNKHFGNQGKAKPPKVINLVGEYGSLIDFLAQEFEVKNDLSGNQRILDAIHERYEMAGRLFLIIDEFGKFLEYASKHDPEREMYFIQQLAEFVNKPERNITLIVSLHQSIEAYSSGINAAQRMEWRKVQGRLRELTFNEPIAQLIHLAASQLASNGAKVPKGVDLEAIAKLAKKHRLFEDHTETWKREELNQLYPLDIVSTHILTKGLQAYGQNERSLFTFLQAGGIKLRKGSDVFGLPQVFDHFNSEFYSFLRGAFNPHRRQWEMIWSALERVEAEFDKDRLPYMDLVKTIGLLQLFASQGAQLNDVFLSTYLKFISSEPKAEKHLAELSNRKILLFVKHRSSYKLQEGTDLDFQSALLKASSEVDSIGDVVLKLAPYFRHKHVVAKEATYRTGAPRLFEYRLSHKPIKDVPKGEVDGFINLLFNSELSLEQVKKASKASEEAIVFGYFNNADMIKDTLLEIERTQRVIDQHTDDKVAVKELKNIRLHQEQLLDHYIHDALFSKNVQWIHQGKVRDKVKDARSFNRMLSEVVTATYPATPIYKNELINREKVSPAASTGRKKLFGLITEKWNEEDFGFAANEFPPERAIYATLLKENGIHREGTEGFDLFAPTKDNSFHAVWECCEQFLADSRHGRKDINELIERLGERPYKLKNGLIELWVPLFLFIKRGDYALYQNDQFVPQLTGPILYMMNRQPKEFQVKAFMVDGIRLKLFNRYKAFLGKEEVKHLTNGELIDVTKPFLTFYRSLNDYAQQTHKLSGEARDLRAAIKNATDPERTFFEDLPNAMRLSLEDMGRSDEQLGKFIGILSTAIDELQQALPQLVDRMDSFLGEEVLKTDTHFPHTQTSLVERLKAIKEHQLLAHLRPLFKRTMAPLDEREVWISSIAEGALGKPLSKFTDRDEDELKEKLRTMYGELLNLAEIHEVESDPKGAPALRMQITTTSKGTRVETIQYPAKKKAQVESLIKDLKGRLTSDASVTRAALAWLLNEELEKE is encoded by the coding sequence ATGGCAACTAAGTTCTCTCCTTCCATCAACGTTGTCCGCGACCAAGGCGAGGACTTCGGTTATCACCTGACCCCGAATGCGACGCGCGTCGCTGCCGAGATCATCGATGGTGAAAAGACCGGTATTCATTCGTTCCAGCTGATCGGCTCCTACGGTACGGGGAAGTCCGCGTTCCTCGTCGCGTTCATGAATTGGTTGGCGGGCAAGAACAAGCACTTCGGCAACCAGGGAAAGGCAAAGCCACCTAAGGTGATCAACCTGGTCGGTGAGTACGGGTCATTGATCGACTTCTTGGCGCAGGAATTCGAAGTGAAGAACGACCTGAGCGGCAACCAACGCATTCTTGACGCCATCCATGAGCGCTACGAAATGGCAGGGAGACTTTTCCTGATCATCGATGAGTTCGGAAAGTTCTTGGAGTATGCCTCGAAGCATGACCCGGAACGGGAGATGTACTTCATCCAGCAACTTGCTGAGTTCGTTAACAAGCCGGAGCGGAACATCACGTTGATCGTTTCTCTGCATCAAAGCATTGAGGCGTACAGCAGTGGCATCAACGCAGCGCAGCGAATGGAGTGGCGCAAGGTGCAAGGACGCCTGCGCGAACTAACGTTCAACGAACCGATCGCTCAGCTGATCCACTTGGCCGCCAGCCAATTGGCCAGCAATGGCGCGAAAGTTCCGAAGGGCGTAGATCTGGAAGCCATAGCCAAGCTGGCCAAGAAGCACCGCTTGTTCGAGGACCACACCGAGACGTGGAAACGCGAGGAGCTTAACCAACTCTATCCATTGGATATCGTTTCTACGCATATTCTCACCAAAGGCCTACAGGCTTATGGGCAGAACGAACGTTCCTTGTTCACGTTCCTTCAAGCCGGCGGTATTAAACTACGCAAGGGTTCAGATGTGTTCGGACTTCCACAGGTCTTCGACCATTTCAACAGCGAGTTCTACAGTTTTCTGCGCGGCGCCTTCAATCCCCATCGCCGACAATGGGAAATGATATGGTCCGCATTGGAACGTGTGGAGGCCGAGTTCGACAAGGACCGACTTCCATACATGGACCTCGTTAAGACAATAGGTCTACTACAACTTTTCGCGAGCCAAGGAGCGCAATTGAATGATGTTTTCCTGAGCACTTATCTGAAATTCATCTCGAGCGAACCAAAAGCTGAAAAGCACCTTGCAGAGCTGTCGAACAGAAAGATCCTGCTCTTCGTCAAGCACCGCTCGTCATACAAACTTCAAGAAGGCACTGACCTCGACTTCCAAAGCGCACTACTGAAAGCTTCTTCGGAAGTGGATAGTATCGGCGACGTAGTGCTGAAGCTTGCGCCCTACTTCCGGCACAAGCATGTGGTGGCTAAGGAAGCCACCTACAGGACAGGTGCTCCGCGACTCTTCGAATACCGCTTAAGCCATAAGCCGATCAAGGACGTGCCGAAGGGCGAAGTGGATGGCTTCATCAATCTGCTCTTCAATTCGGAGTTGTCATTGGAGCAGGTGAAGAAAGCTTCCAAGGCCAGTGAAGAAGCCATTGTATTCGGCTATTTCAACAACGCCGATATGATCAAGGACACGCTCTTGGAGATCGAACGTACACAACGCGTGATCGATCAGCACACGGATGATAAGGTGGCAGTGAAGGAGCTAAAGAACATCCGATTGCACCAAGAGCAGTTGCTCGACCACTACATCCACGATGCGCTCTTTTCCAAGAACGTGCAGTGGATCCATCAGGGAAAGGTCCGGGATAAGGTGAAGGATGCGCGCTCGTTCAACCGCATGCTCTCGGAAGTGGTAACAGCTACTTATCCCGCGACACCGATATACAAGAACGAATTGATCAACCGGGAAAAGGTTTCGCCAGCAGCTTCGACCGGCAGGAAAAAACTCTTCGGCTTGATCACTGAAAAGTGGAACGAGGAGGACTTTGGGTTCGCAGCGAACGAGTTCCCGCCCGAGCGGGCCATCTATGCTACATTACTTAAGGAGAATGGTATTCACCGAGAAGGCACGGAGGGATTCGACCTATTCGCACCCACGAAGGACAATTCCTTTCATGCGGTCTGGGAATGTTGCGAGCAATTCCTAGCCGATAGTCGTCATGGACGGAAGGATATCAATGAGCTGATTGAACGCTTGGGTGAGCGGCCCTATAAGCTGAAGAATGGGCTGATCGAGTTGTGGGTGCCACTGTTCCTGTTCATCAAACGAGGGGATTATGCGTTGTACCAGAACGACCAATTCGTTCCCCAACTGACCGGACCCATCCTGTATATGATGAACCGGCAACCAAAGGAGTTCCAAGTGAAAGCCTTTATGGTGGACGGTATTCGACTGAAGCTATTCAACCGATATAAAGCGTTCTTGGGCAAAGAGGAAGTGAAGCACCTGACCAACGGTGAATTGATCGACGTCACCAAGCCTTTCCTGACCTTCTATCGTAGCCTGAACGACTATGCTCAACAGACGCACAAGTTGAGCGGTGAGGCTAGGGACCTGCGTGCAGCGATCAAGAACGCGACCGACCCGGAGCGGACTTTCTTTGAGGACTTACCGAATGCCATGCGCTTGTCCTTGGAGGACATGGGCCGTTCCGATGAGCAGCTTGGAAAGTTCATCGGCATTCTCAGTACTGCGATAGATGAACTGCAGCAAGCACTACCGCAATTGGTCGATCGGATGGACAGTTTTCTGGGTGAAGAAGTACTCAAAACCGACACTCACTTTCCGCATACACAGACTTCACTTGTGGAGCGCTTGAAAGCCATCAAAGAACACCAACTACTGGCCCATCTGAGGCCTTTGTTCAAGCGGACCATGGCACCGCTGGACGAACGCGAAGTGTGGATCTCGTCGATCGCGGAAGGAGCGCTGGGAAAGCCGCTGAGCAAGTTCACGGACCGGGATGAAGATGAGCTGAAAGAAAAGCTCCGCACGATGTACGGCGAATTGCTGAACCTTGCGGAGATCCATGAAGTAGAGAGCGATCCCAAAGGTGCACCGGCACTGCGAATGCAGATAACCACTACCAGCAAGGGTACGCGCGTGGAGACCATTCAATACCCGGCAAAGAAGAAGGCACAAGTGGAGAGTTTGATCAAGGATCTGAAAGGCCGTCTTACTTCAGATGCGTCAGTTACGCGCGCTGCCTTAGCTTGGCTGCTGAACGAAGAGCTGGAAAAGGAATGA
- a CDS encoding DUF4007 family protein, whose translation MAETLNFSGHETFHCRPFWLKKGYDYLKSDKSFNAEDAVVHLGVGKNMVTAIRFWMRAFAMADDGNSLTDLANRLLDDKGWDPYLEDIGSLWLLHYHLVANGHASSARIIFNELRDRNPEFDAKTYSEFILSEKGTFTDKTVEKDFGVFLRNYHAKAEGEIDDLAGLLADLELVNTAKVEAEDDAKRKERKIYFIERRKRPTLPPRILLYAILDSIPENRSISLTVIMEQVGRTFALDKEGMFELLSELPAHYKDNITVSREAGVIELQFKKRPDRWTILADHYGN comes from the coding sequence ATGGCTGAGACGTTGAACTTTTCCGGACACGAGACCTTCCATTGCAGGCCATTCTGGTTGAAGAAGGGATATGATTATCTGAAGAGCGACAAGAGCTTCAACGCAGAAGATGCCGTTGTCCATCTTGGCGTTGGCAAGAACATGGTTACTGCAATTCGTTTCTGGATGCGAGCGTTCGCAATGGCGGACGATGGTAACAGCCTCACCGACCTTGCAAACCGGTTACTGGATGATAAGGGTTGGGATCCTTACTTAGAGGACATTGGTTCGCTTTGGTTGCTGCACTACCATCTCGTGGCGAATGGACATGCATCAAGCGCACGGATCATATTCAATGAGCTGCGCGACAGGAACCCCGAGTTCGATGCCAAGACTTATTCGGAATTCATCCTATCAGAGAAAGGTACTTTCACGGACAAGACAGTGGAGAAGGATTTTGGCGTGTTCCTGCGCAACTATCATGCGAAAGCCGAAGGCGAGATCGATGACCTTGCTGGGCTCCTTGCCGATCTTGAATTGGTGAATACAGCCAAGGTAGAAGCAGAGGATGACGCCAAACGTAAAGAACGCAAGATCTATTTCATTGAGCGGCGGAAACGCCCCACGCTACCACCCCGAATATTACTCTACGCTATCCTCGATTCCATTCCTGAGAACCGATCGATCAGTTTGACAGTGATCATGGAACAAGTGGGTCGAACATTTGCATTGGACAAGGAAGGAATGTTCGAATTGTTAAGCGAGCTACCTGCACACTACAAAGACAACATCACCGTCTCGCGTGAAGCAGGCGTGATCGAGTTGCAATTCAAGAAACGTCCCGATCGGTGGACTATACTAGCTGACCATTATGGCAACTAA